GACATCGCGATGGCTTTCACCCTGAGCGGCCTGGTAACGACGAATGGCTACTAATCCGGCATATTCGCCCTGTGCACCGGAGTTTGGCTGCATCGAAAGATGATCGTAACCGGTCACTTCGACCAGAAATGCCGAGAGTTCGTCAATCATCTGGTGGTAGCCCGCGACTTGATCGCGAGGCGCAAACGGATGCAGGTGCGCAAACGATGGCCAGGAGACGGGAATCATTTCGCTGGTGGCGTTAAGCTTCATGGTGCAAGAGCCGAGCGGGATCATCGCATGTGCAAGCGAAAGATCCTTATTCTCAAGACGCTTTAAGTAGCGCAGCATTTCCGTTTCACTGCGGTAGCGACTAAACGTCGGGTGACTCAAAAAGTCGCTTTCACGCTGGCAGCTAGAGGGAATGCCCGATGCGCCGCTTGAAATGACCTGCTCGTCCAGCACCGCGACAGACAGGCCGTGTTCATCGCCAAGTAAAACGTCAAACAGCGTCGCGATGTCGTGGGCCGTGGTGGTTTCATCCAGGCTGATGCTCACATCGCCATTGGCAAAGTAATGTAGATTAATGTCGTGGGTCATGGCGCGGCCATGAATCTTGCCTGCGTCCACACCGGTTAAGCACAGCGTATCAAACCAGCTGTCATGGGCGAGCGATAAACCGGCCTGCTTGAGACCTTCGGCAAGTAACGTTGCCAAGCGATGAACGCGACCAGCAATCTTACGTAAGCCTTCAGCGCCGTGATAGGTGGCGTAGAAACCTGCGATATTAGCCAGTAGCGCCTGTGCAGTACAAATGTTAGACGTCGCTTTTTCACGACGAATATGCTGCTCGCGCGTTTGCATGGCCATGCGTAGCGCCGTATTGCCACGGCTATCTTTAGACACCCCGATAATGCGCCCAGGAATGGAGCGTTTAAGTTTGTCGGAGGTGGCGAAGAACGCCGCATGCGGGCCGCCAAAGCCCATCGGTACGCCAAAGCGCTGCGAGTTACCAACGACAATGTCAGCACCTAGCTGGCCTGGCTCTTTCAGCACTACAAGGCTCAATAGATCTGTGGCAACGCAGGTCATAATGTTGCGTTCAGCGGCTTTAGCTATCAGCGGCGCAAGATCACGCACCTGGCCACTTGCTGAGGGGTACTGAACCAATGCGCCAAACACATCATGCTGGGCTAGGTCTTCAGCAGCACCAACAATCAGTTCAAAGCCAAAAAACTCGGCGCGTGTTTTGACGACATCCAGCGTTTGTGGAAAAACGTCGTCGGCCACGAAAAAGGCGTTGGACTTGCTTTTCTTGTTACCACGTTTGCACAGCGCCATGGCTTCGGCAGCGGCGGTTGCTTCGTCAAGTAGCGAAGCATTGGCAAGCTCCATGCCGGTTAAGTCCATCACCACTTGCTGGAAATTTAGCAAGCCTTCAAGACGGCCCTGGGAGATCTCTGGCTGATAGGGCGTGTAAGCCGTATACCAGCCTGGATTTTCTAATACGTTGCGCTGGATAACCGCGGGCATATGAGTGCCGTAGTAGCCTTGGCCAATATAGCTTTTAACCACGCGATTTTGCCGTGCAAGCTGGGCTAAGTAATCGAGTGCTTCTGCTTCGCTGCGCGGTTCGTCAAGCGCTAGCTCGCGCCCAAGGCGAATATCACTTGGCACGGTTTGCCCAATTAAGTCGTCCATGTCCTTCATGTTGAGCGCTTTTAGCATGCTAGATACGTCGTCGGCGTTGGGGCCGTTATGACGTTTAATAAAAGCATCGTGGTCGGCCAGCTCGGCCAGGCGGCGTGTTTCAAAAGACATGAGGTAGATTCCGGACGTTAAGAGAGAACCGTGCAGCGGCAAAAAGCGAAGAGCCTGCCAGAGAAGGCAGGCCCTACTAGCGTATTAGTCGTCAGCGCCGAGCGTTGCTTGATAGGCATCTGCGTCTAGCAGATCTTCCAGAGCAGCGCCTTCGAGGCGTACTTTCATGATCCAGCCGCCGTCATAAGGGGAGTCATTGACTGTTTCAGGCGAGTCTTCAAGCGCGTCATTGACTTCGATGACTTCACCATTCACGGGTGAGTAAAGATCAGACGCCGCTTTGACCGACTCAATGACACCGAACTCCTGACCTTTCGTAAGCGCTGCGCCTACTTCGGGTAATTCAACAAAAACCACATCGCCTAACGCCTGCTGAGCGTGATCGGTAATGCCTACTGTGACGGTGCCGTCTTGGTGGTCAAACACCCACTCGTGGCTTGCAGCATAACGAAGATTAGCGGGAAGATTGCTCATGATAATTTCCTGTATGAAGCGGTTTTCTGTGTCCAAGCATACTAGCGCTTGTCGCTCGC
This DNA window, taken from Vreelandella profundi, encodes the following:
- the gcvP gene encoding aminomethyl-transferring glycine dehydrogenase; its protein translation is MSFETRRLAELADHDAFIKRHNGPNADDVSSMLKALNMKDMDDLIGQTVPSDIRLGRELALDEPRSEAEALDYLAQLARQNRVVKSYIGQGYYGTHMPAVIQRNVLENPGWYTAYTPYQPEISQGRLEGLLNFQQVVMDLTGMELANASLLDEATAAAEAMALCKRGNKKSKSNAFFVADDVFPQTLDVVKTRAEFFGFELIVGAAEDLAQHDVFGALVQYPSASGQVRDLAPLIAKAAERNIMTCVATDLLSLVVLKEPGQLGADIVVGNSQRFGVPMGFGGPHAAFFATSDKLKRSIPGRIIGVSKDSRGNTALRMAMQTREQHIRREKATSNICTAQALLANIAGFYATYHGAEGLRKIAGRVHRLATLLAEGLKQAGLSLAHDSWFDTLCLTGVDAGKIHGRAMTHDINLHYFANGDVSISLDETTTAHDIATLFDVLLGDEHGLSVAVLDEQVISSGASGIPSSCQRESDFLSHPTFSRYRSETEMLRYLKRLENKDLSLAHAMIPLGSCTMKLNATSEMIPVSWPSFAHLHPFAPRDQVAGYHQMIDELSAFLVEVTGYDHLSMQPNSGAQGEYAGLVAIRRYQAAQGESHRDVCLIPSSAHGTNPASAAMVQMKVVVVECDQNGNIDMADLRAKAEQHRDQLSAIMLTYPSTHGVFETSVREACDVVHDNGGQVYIDGANMNAQVGLTRPGDFGGDVSHLNLHKTFCIPHGGGGPGMGPIGVKAHLAPYVSNHVVTPISGVNADSGAVSAAAFGSASILPISWAYIKMMGARGLREATELAILNANYIAKRLETSFPILYRGKNGTVAHECIIDIRPLKAASGISEEDIAKRLMDYGFHAPTMSFPVPGTLMIEPTESESLYEIDRFCDAMIAIREEIARVERGEWPLDNNPLVNAPHTQADLMDNDWQRPYDRQLAAFPTPAVQAAKYWPAVNRVDNVFGDRQLICSCPSIDEYRDS
- the gcvH gene encoding glycine cleavage system protein GcvH, producing the protein MSNLPANLRYAASHEWVFDHQDGTVTVGITDHAQQALGDVVFVELPEVGAALTKGQEFGVIESVKAASDLYSPVNGEVIEVNDALEDSPETVNDSPYDGGWIMKVRLEGAALEDLLDADAYQATLGADD